In a genomic window of Bordetella petrii:
- a CDS encoding UvrD-helicase domain-containing protein: MMLEQLNPEQRAAVTLEPQHALVLAGAGSGKTRVLTTRMAWLIQTGQASPFGLLAVTFTNKAAREMLARMSAMLPIDTRGLWIGTFHGLCNRMLRAHHRDAGLPQTFQILDTTDQLAAIKRLLKANGIDDEKYPPRDVQRFINGAKEDGLRPGDVEAHDSHRRRLIEIYQLYEAQCQREGVVDFAELLLRAYELLSRNAPVREHYQRRFRHILVDEFQDTNTLQYKWLRLLAGGGASIFAVGDDDQSIYAFRGANVGNMADFEREYARGTVIRLEQNYRSYGHILDSANALIGHNSGRLGKNLWTEQGEGEPVRVIEQPSDGIEAQWLVDEVRSLINEGSLRREIAVLYRSNAQSRVLEHALFSAGIPYKVYGGLRFFERQEIKHALAYLRLMANPDDDTSWMRVVNFPTRGIGARTLEQLTDAARAQDTSLFGAVARVAGKGGANLAQFAQLIGRMAHDTRDLPLPELVEHMLDASGLVAHYKTEREGAERLENLNELITAAAVFASEENFDGLPAGRVPDLGADVPPDGLTPLAAFLAHAALEAGDNQAQAGQDAVQLMTVHAAKGLEFDAVFITGLEEGLFPHENSLLEPAGLEEERRLMYVAITRARQRLYLSLAQSRMLHGQTRYAMRSRFLDEIPEQHLKWLTPRAGVAHAHAGFGESGTWSGRGDAFGRRPTGIIAPRAPRGVASGVTVGDRQYRIGQGVRHARFGDGTIIGLSGSGQDAQAQIQFRDVGAKTLALGIAKLDIIQG, from the coding sequence ATGATGCTAGAGCAGCTCAACCCTGAACAACGCGCCGCTGTAACGCTCGAACCGCAGCATGCCCTGGTCCTGGCCGGGGCAGGCAGCGGCAAGACCCGGGTCCTCACCACTCGCATGGCCTGGCTGATTCAAACCGGCCAGGCCAGTCCATTTGGGCTGTTGGCCGTCACCTTCACCAACAAGGCGGCGCGCGAGATGTTGGCGCGCATGTCGGCCATGCTGCCCATCGACACGCGTGGGCTCTGGATCGGCACTTTCCACGGGCTGTGCAACCGCATGCTGCGCGCCCACCACCGTGACGCGGGCCTGCCGCAAACCTTCCAGATTCTCGACACCACCGATCAATTGGCCGCCATCAAGCGCCTGCTGAAGGCTAACGGCATCGACGACGAAAAATACCCGCCGCGCGATGTGCAGCGCTTCATCAACGGCGCCAAGGAAGACGGCCTGCGCCCCGGCGACGTCGAAGCCCACGACAGCCACCGCCGCCGCCTGATTGAAATCTACCAGCTGTACGAGGCCCAGTGCCAGCGCGAAGGCGTGGTCGATTTCGCCGAGTTGCTGCTGCGCGCGTACGAACTGCTGTCGCGCAACGCGCCCGTGCGCGAACACTACCAGCGGCGCTTCCGGCACATTCTGGTCGACGAATTCCAGGACACCAACACCCTGCAGTACAAGTGGCTGCGGCTGCTGGCAGGAGGTGGCGCGTCCATTTTCGCGGTGGGCGACGACGACCAGTCCATTTACGCGTTTCGCGGCGCCAATGTCGGCAACATGGCCGACTTCGAGCGCGAATACGCGCGCGGCACGGTTATCCGGCTGGAACAGAACTACCGCTCGTACGGCCATATCCTGGATTCGGCCAATGCGCTCATCGGCCATAACAGCGGACGCCTGGGCAAGAATCTCTGGACCGAACAGGGCGAAGGCGAGCCCGTGCGCGTCATCGAGCAGCCGTCCGATGGCATCGAGGCGCAATGGCTGGTCGACGAAGTACGCTCGCTGATCAACGAAGGCAGCCTGCGCCGCGAGATCGCCGTGCTGTATCGCAGCAACGCTCAATCGCGCGTGCTCGAGCATGCGCTGTTCTCGGCCGGCATCCCGTACAAGGTATATGGCGGCTTGCGCTTTTTCGAGCGCCAGGAAATCAAGCATGCGCTGGCGTACCTGCGCTTGATGGCCAATCCTGATGACGATACGTCCTGGATGCGCGTGGTCAATTTCCCTACGCGTGGCATTGGCGCGCGTACGCTCGAGCAGCTTACCGACGCGGCGCGCGCGCAGGACACCAGCCTGTTCGGCGCGGTGGCGCGCGTGGCGGGCAAGGGCGGCGCCAATCTCGCGCAGTTCGCCCAGCTGATCGGCCGCATGGCCCACGACACCCGCGATCTGCCGCTGCCCGAATTGGTCGAGCACATGCTCGACGCCAGCGGACTGGTGGCCCACTATAAAACCGAGCGTGAAGGCGCCGAGCGCCTGGAAAACCTCAACGAACTGATCACAGCCGCGGCAGTGTTCGCCTCGGAAGAGAACTTCGACGGCCTGCCCGCCGGACGCGTTCCCGACCTGGGCGCCGACGTGCCGCCTGACGGGCTGACGCCGCTGGCCGCCTTCCTGGCCCACGCCGCCCTCGAGGCAGGCGACAACCAGGCGCAGGCAGGCCAGGACGCCGTCCAACTGATGACCGTGCACGCGGCCAAGGGCTTGGAATTCGACGCCGTGTTCATCACGGGCCTCGAAGAGGGCCTGTTCCCCCACGAAAACAGTCTGCTTGAACCGGCGGGCCTGGAAGAAGAGCGGCGCCTGATGTACGTGGCGATCACGCGGGCGCGCCAGCGGCTTTACCTGAGCCTGGCGCAAAGCCGCATGCTGCATGGCCAGACACGCTACGCCATGCGTTCGCGGTTCCTGGACGAAATCCCCGAGCAGCACCTGAAATGGCTCACTCCGCGCGCCGGCGTTGCCCATGCCCATGCGGGGTTTGGCGAGTCGGGCACCTGGAGCGGCCGTGGCGACGCCTTCGGGCGCAGGCCGACCGGCATCATTGCTCCCCGCGCGCCGCGTGGCGTTGCCAGCGGCGTCACGGTGGGCGACCGGCAGTATCGTATCGGGCAGGGCGTGCGGCATGCCCGATTCGGCGACGGTACCATCATCGGCCTGAGCGGCTCCGGCCAGGATGCCCAGGCGCAGATCCAGTTCCGCGATGTCGGCGCCAAGACCCTGGCGCTGGGCATCGCCAAGCTGGATATCATCCAGGGATGA